The Hugenholtzia roseola DSM 9546 genome contains a region encoding:
- the aroC gene encoding chorismate synthase yields MNTFGEYFRITTFGESHGEGVGVVIDGCPALLPIDLDFIVQEMKRRRPGQSHLVTPRKEQDQVRILSGVFEGKTTGMPLTLFIPNENTKSHDYDHLAQSFRPSHADFTYQQKYAHRDHRGGGRSSARETAARVAAGAIAKLFLRQHQIQIQGYVSQVGNIRLEKSYQDLDFSQAENLIRCPDPETAKAMIALIEKIKEQGDTIGGTVSCVVRNMPVGLGDPIYSKLHALLGFAMLSINAVKGFDYGSGFAHLHQKGSEQNDIFEQRENQIRTQTNHSGGIQGGISNGEDLYFRVAFKPVATLMQTQESVDVQGNPIKLEGKGRHDPCVLPRAVPIVEAMAALVLADRLLANRLSRL; encoded by the coding sequence ATGAATACTTTTGGTGAATATTTCCGCATCACAACCTTTGGCGAATCGCATGGCGAAGGCGTGGGTGTGGTCATCGATGGCTGCCCTGCCCTACTTCCCATAGACCTCGATTTTATTGTCCAAGAGATGAAACGCCGCCGCCCTGGTCAGTCGCATTTGGTTACGCCGCGCAAGGAGCAAGACCAAGTACGCATCTTGTCGGGCGTTTTCGAGGGCAAGACCACAGGCATGCCGCTCACCTTATTTATACCAAACGAAAATACCAAAAGCCACGATTACGACCATCTGGCGCAAAGTTTTCGCCCTTCTCATGCCGATTTTACCTACCAACAAAAATACGCGCATCGCGACCACAGAGGAGGCGGACGCAGTTCGGCGCGTGAAACGGCTGCAAGGGTAGCGGCAGGGGCTATTGCCAAACTTTTTCTAAGGCAGCATCAAATCCAGATACAAGGCTATGTGTCGCAGGTAGGAAATATTCGCCTTGAAAAATCCTATCAAGACTTAGATTTTTCACAAGCCGAAAACCTCATTCGCTGTCCCGACCCCGAAACGGCAAAGGCTATGATTGCGTTGATAGAAAAGATAAAAGAACAAGGCGATACCATTGGCGGCACTGTGAGCTGTGTAGTTCGCAATATGCCCGTTGGTTTGGGCGACCCCATTTATAGCAAGTTGCATGCCTTGTTGGGTTTTGCCATGTTGAGCATCAATGCCGTAAAGGGTTTTGACTATGGCAGCGGCTTTGCACATTTGCATCAAAAAGGCTCTGAACAGAATGATATTTTTGAACAAAGAGAAAACCAAATTCGCACCCAAACCAATCATTCGGGCGGCATACAAGGCGGTATTTCAAATGGCGAAGACCTTTATTTTAGAGTCGCCTTCAAACCTGTCGCAACGCTGATGCAGACGCAGGAAAGCGTCGATGTGCAAGGCAATCCCATCAAATTGGAGGGCAAAGGCAGGCACGACCCTTGTGTGTTGCCACGCGCTGTGCCAATAGTGGAAGCAATGGCGGCTTTGGTTTTAGCTGATAGGCTTTTGGCAAACCGCCTATCTCGCCTCTGA